A single Alkalibaculum bacchi DNA region contains:
- a CDS encoding MFS transporter gives MSNLTKKEINSYAMYTLSSTVGNMLPLSYITIFITENLLISAALMGTTLLIARTLDFMVGVVVGGIVEKAKLPWGKYRSWLVILKYTAFAGCVMQFTDTASLPVAARAVIIVIGYCLLHFSMNFTTTAQYGILASMAKTSMEDRSTLSIRGGQAMAVANILASATALPFINFLTPIVGNSNAYTIVAAIFAAIMFIGATILTKVAAPYDPDQGNVSSGARVTVGDMVRSVLTNNQLLVVMFAHIFFYVGMFTFNGLMAYYFMYVLGNFLLMSVAMTITMIFSLFASIISPKIGVKLGKKNAMVVGLLVYGLGSLVIAFLGHISLVIYIVINCIMTLGMYMYTGFGVNYMLDAGEYGLYKTGKDNRAVAISMFNLQVKVGMTLGGAIVGYGLSIIGYKAGMEATPEFINHFMLLFGGLPAILYFIGSIVMLKGYKITDEDAAWYAAENGKRMAALTEE, from the coding sequence ATGTCAAACTTGACTAAAAAAGAGATCAATAGTTATGCTATGTACACCTTGTCATCAACTGTTGGGAACATGTTGCCATTAAGCTATATTACAATTTTTATTACAGAAAACTTATTAATTAGCGCGGCACTTATGGGAACGACTTTGCTTATTGCACGTACTTTAGATTTTATGGTAGGAGTAGTTGTAGGAGGTATTGTGGAAAAAGCCAAACTGCCCTGGGGAAAATATCGGTCTTGGCTCGTCATCTTAAAATACACGGCTTTTGCAGGCTGCGTAATGCAATTTACAGATACGGCCTCCTTACCAGTAGCAGCTCGTGCGGTTATAATCGTAATAGGTTACTGTTTGTTGCATTTCTCAATGAACTTTACGACGACAGCTCAATATGGAATTTTAGCATCTATGGCAAAAACGTCCATGGAAGATCGAAGCACTCTGTCTATTCGTGGTGGGCAAGCTATGGCAGTAGCCAATATTCTCGCTTCAGCTACAGCTCTTCCATTTATCAACTTTTTAACTCCTATTGTAGGGAATTCCAATGCGTATACTATTGTAGCAGCAATATTCGCCGCTATTATGTTTATAGGTGCAACGATTCTTACTAAAGTTGCGGCGCCTTATGACCCAGATCAGGGCAATGTCTCTAGTGGGGCAAGGGTAACTGTAGGTGATATGGTTCGCTCTGTTCTTACCAACAATCAGCTTTTAGTGGTTATGTTTGCTCATATCTTTTTTTATGTGGGCATGTTTACCTTTAATGGACTAATGGCATATTATTTTATGTATGTACTTGGAAATTTCTTGTTGATGTCTGTAGCCATGACCATAACGATGATCTTTAGCTTGTTTGCTAGTATTATCAGTCCTAAAATAGGCGTAAAACTAGGTAAGAAAAATGCTATGGTTGTAGGACTATTGGTATACGGCTTAGGAAGTTTGGTAATCGCATTTTTAGGACATATATCTTTAGTAATCTATATTGTTATTAACTGTATCATGACATTAGGCATGTATATGTACACAGGTTTTGGCGTCAACTATATGCTAGATGCTGGTGAATATGGTCTTTATAAGACAGGAAAGGATAATCGTGCGGTTGCAATCTCTATGTTTAATCTTCAAGTAAAAGTGGGAATGACTCTAGGTGGTGCAATTGTCGGTTATGGTCTCTCGATAATAGGATACAAGGCGGGAATGGAGGCTACTCCAGAATTTATCAATCATTTCATGCTCTTATTTGGTGGATTACCTGCAATATTATATTTTATAGGATCTATTGTTATGTTAAAAGGATATAAGATCACAGACGAAGATGCAGCTTGGTATGCAGCAGAAAATGGGAAAAGAATGGCTGCACTTACAGAAGAATAA